From Erwinia pyri, a single genomic window includes:
- the mglC gene encoding galactose/methyl galactoside ABC transporter permease MglC, whose amino-acid sequence MKAVNKKSALTWLKEGGIYVVLLVLLAIIIFQDPTFLSLMNLSNILTQSSVRIIIALGVAGLIVTQGTDLSAGRQVGLAAVVAATLLQAMDNANKVFPHMDTVPIPLVILAVCIIGGIIGLVNGLIIAYLKVTPFITTLGTMIIVYGINSLYYDYVGASPIAGFDEKFSTFAQGFIRFGDFKLSYITFYAAIAVFFVWILWNKTRFGKNIFAIGGNPEAARVSGVNVNFNLILIYALSGVFYAFGGMLEAGRIGSATNNLGFMYELDAIAACVVGGVSFAGGVGTVAGVVTGVLIFTVINYGLTYIGVNPYWQYIIKGGIIIFAVALDSLKYARKK is encoded by the coding sequence ATGAAAGCAGTGAATAAGAAAAGTGCGCTCACCTGGTTAAAAGAGGGCGGGATATACGTTGTGTTGCTGGTGCTGCTGGCAATCATTATCTTCCAGGATCCAACATTCTTAAGTTTAATGAACCTGAGTAACATTCTTACCCAGTCATCCGTGCGTATTATTATCGCGCTGGGCGTGGCGGGGCTGATTGTCACCCAGGGTACTGACCTCTCAGCGGGCCGTCAGGTTGGCCTGGCTGCGGTTGTCGCCGCCACGCTGTTACAGGCGATGGATAATGCCAACAAAGTGTTCCCACACATGGACACGGTGCCGATCCCACTGGTGATCCTGGCGGTGTGCATCATTGGTGGCATCATTGGTCTGGTGAACGGCCTGATTATCGCCTATCTGAAAGTGACGCCGTTTATCACCACGCTGGGCACGATGATCATTGTTTACGGTATTAACTCGCTCTATTACGACTACGTGGGCGCGTCACCGATTGCAGGCTTTGACGAGAAGTTTTCGACATTTGCCCAAGGCTTTATTCGCTTTGGCGACTTCAAGCTCTCTTACATCACCTTCTATGCAGCTATCGCGGTATTCTTTGTCTGGATTCTGTGGAACAAAACCCGCTTTGGTAAAAACATTTTTGCTATCGGTGGTAACCCGGAAGCGGCGCGTGTATCAGGCGTGAACGTCAACTTCAACCTGATCCTGATCTATGCGCTCTCTGGTGTTTTCTACGCCTTTGGCGGGATGCTGGAAGCGGGGCGTATCGGTTCGGCAACCAACAACCTCGGCTTTATGTATGAGCTTGACGCCATTGCGGCCTGCGTAGTGGGCGGCGTATCCTTTGCTGGCGGCGTGGGTACGGTAGCGGGCGTGGTAACGGGCGTGCTGATCTTCACCGTTATCAACTACGGCCTGACCTATATCGGCGTTAACCCTTACTGGCAGTACATCATCAAGGGCGGCATCATCATCTTCGCCGTGGCGCTGGACTCCCTGAAGTACGCACGTAAGAAATAA